In one window of Chryseobacterium phocaeense DNA:
- a CDS encoding DUF7010 family protein has translation MTDKNLNMGSLQDSQRDMKTGYAYGSTGVLVSGIIWVISGLIVNFYSPQKGIWALLIGGAMIFPLSALMGKLMGIKGEHQKNNLLARLAMEGTIWMIMCIPLAYILSLTKTEWFFQGMLMIIGGRYLTFASIYGLRIYWVLGAALGLAAIVLFRFEVAVFTSALRGGIIKIVFGFVIYGAKKKKKKIQKKNRRIFIQRCDIF, from the coding sequence ATGACAGATAAAAATTTAAATATGGGCAGTCTTCAGGATTCCCAGCGGGATATGAAAACCGGCTATGCCTATGGCTCAACAGGCGTTTTGGTCTCCGGGATCATTTGGGTGATTTCCGGCCTGATCGTGAATTTTTATTCCCCGCAAAAAGGAATCTGGGCCCTGCTCATCGGAGGGGCAATGATATTTCCGCTCTCCGCATTAATGGGAAAACTGATGGGTATAAAAGGAGAACATCAAAAAAACAATCTCCTCGCCAGGCTTGCGATGGAAGGCACGATTTGGATGATTATGTGTATTCCGTTGGCTTATATCCTGTCTTTAACTAAAACGGAATGGTTTTTCCAGGGAATGCTGATGATCATTGGAGGGCGCTACCTTACATTTGCCAGCATCTATGGTCTGCGTATTTACTGGGTTTTGGGAGCTGCGTTGGGACTGGCTGCTATTGTGCTGTTCAGGTTTGAAGTGGCAGTATTTACTTCTGCACTCAGGGGTGGCATCATTAAAATTGTATTTGGGTTTGTTATTTATGGAGCTAAAAAAAAAAAAAAAAAAATTCAAAAAAAAAACCGCCGTATTTTCATACAGCGGTGCGATATATTTTAG